ACAATATGGTAAAATAGAACTAGTATTTTCAAGGTCAAAGATTTAAATTCTTTAAATGAAAGGAGAACTAATTCACATGCAGACTAACTACCTTATTGTATTCTATGCTATTATACTTTATTATACCACTATAGTCTCATTTCGTGTACTATTTCCAGCTAGTTTTCTGCCGAATTTAACTACTTTTATGTTATTTTCTACTACTAGAGAACGAAATTCTCCTAAAAAAAAGAGTTCTAGTAAAACGAGCCAGACTACAACTTCAAAAAAGAAAAGAAAAGTTCCTAAAAAACTTCCTCCTAAGCCTAAAACGCCTTTAGAAAGAATCCTATTTTCTATAAAAAAAACAGGAGCTAAACTGATTTATTATGGCATTCCAACAAAAAAACAGGTCTTAGTTATTACTATAATTGCTTTTTTTTCATATTTAATTACCTTTAGTAATGAAACATTCGTTATCACTTACCTTTATCTTTGCGTTATCTATTTAATTTCATTAATTTATCTAGCCTATATCGATACTAAAGAAGAAAATGAACTTCTAAAAAAACAATTGTATCAATTGACTAAACACAGAAAAAAACGTGTCAAAAAAAGACCCAATACATCAACCGAAAAAAAACGAGAACGTAATTTATAGTTCTCGTTTTTTTACTATATTTTTTTGGTACTCTTTTGTTACATTCATTAAGTCTTTAAATAGTTGCCCTACATAAGGTGCATAATCAGAATTAGCCAATCGCTCTTCTGCGCGTTCCATCACATTAATTTCCCGTGCTTCATCAAATATTGGCAAACTATTCGCTTTTTTTATTTCCCCTATTTCTGTCACAATTGCCATTCTACGTTCAAATAAAGCCACTAATTCGCGATCAATTTGATCAATCTCTGCTCTTTGTTTGTCTAACATATCCCACTCCCCTATTTCTCTAAAAGACTATTCTGTAATCTCAATTAAGTTTTTTTCTGGATCCTCGACTACACTTTCAAAATACCCATCTCCAGTTAATCGTGGTCCGTTCAAACAAGCATAACCATCCGCAACAAGTCTTTCGGTTAGAGCAACGACCTGTTCTTTTGAACCAACAGAAAACGCAATATGAGCCCAACCTAGTGAATCAGCTTCGTGTCCTATCACAATATCTGTTCGTTGCATAATTTCTAACCGTGCTCCGCTTTCAAAAGTTAAAAAATAAGAAGTAAAGCCCTTAGTAGCATTATGGTATAAATCATTGACTGATGCTTTAAAGTATTTTTGATAAAATTTCCGCGTTGTTTCAAGATCTTTCACCCAGATAGCAACATGTTCTATTTTCATTATTTACCCTCCTGTTAAAAAGTTTGTTGAGCCGGTTAGCTCTGGCAGAAAAATAGGGGAATTTGATGTGGCGCTTTTTGCCACCTCGAAATTTCATCTTTTTTTCGAAGAGTTGGCTCATAAGAACTAGCCTTGATAAAAAGTTTGTTGAGCCGGTTAGCTCTGGCAGAAAAATAGGGAAATTTGATGTGGCGCTTTTTGCCGCCTCGAAATTTCATCTTTTTTCCGAAGAGTTGGCTCATAAGAACTAGCCTATTTCTTTAATGACTCTTGCCGGATTACCACCGATTACAACATTATCAGGAAATGATTTTGTAACGACAGCACCTGCTGCAACTACCACATTATTACCTAATGTTACACCTGGAACCACAATTGCTGAGCCACCAATCCAAACATTATTCCCAATTGTAATTGGCTTAGCGTACTCTAACCCACTATTTCGTTCCACAGGATCGATAGGATGAGTCGCTGTATATAATTGAACACCAGGAGCAAACATTACATTATCCCCAATCGTAATCGGACAAACATCTAAGAATGTGCAATCAAAATTCGCATAAAAATTAGCACCAACATGAATATTATATCCATAGTCTACTCTTAAATTCGGTTCAATAAAGCTACCTTCTTCAAAGTTTCCAAAAAGATTTTTAATTAAATTAAAGCGTTCAACTTTGTCTTCTGACTGATTAAATTGACGAATTAATTTGCGTGCATTTTCTCTACCAGCTCTTAACTCGGCATCTCCTGCTCGATACATTTCTCCAGCAATCATTTTTTCTTTTTCACTTTTCATGGTAACGCCCCCAATAATCGTAAAGTATAAATTCTTACTTTCTATTATCCAGTATTTAACCTATTTTAGCTACTGAAAAAACATTTTTTTATAAAAATAAACTATCACTATCAAAAAAAAGCCTGAAATCAACATTTAAGCAATGGATTTCAGACGATTTTGATTATTTCATACTACTTGTCTCACGCTATTTGATAGCTTATTTAACTATTTTTCCAATTGATTTTTTCGTTTTTCTTTTGTTAACATATAAATTAATACGACCGTTACTAAAAATAAGAGTAAGATGCCAACAATTAAAAAGGTAGAAGGATTTTCTGATTTTATCCCTACAGCTTTTTTATTTAATTCTTTTGCCTTTGTTCCAGCAATAGTAAAATCTTGATCCCACTTCCAGTCGCCATATTCTGATTTTATCTTTATATGTGCTGTATAGTCACCAGCTTTAAATTCTTCTTTTTCCCAATCAAGTTGATTGTTCCAAGTTGAATTTGGAGCAAAGGTTACTTCTTTTAGTTGTTGCTCTTTTAAAACTTCTTTTTTATTTTTTGGGGTAATTTTTACCGTAACATCCTTAGTTGGTAATGTTGTAGCAACAGGATTTTGCAATTGTATTTCTAAGGAAGGATACGCATTAGTTAATGTTGGAAAAACTTTTTTGAGCTTTACATCTGCTTTTAATTGAGCATCAGTCTCGTACATTACAATTGGAACAATAAATGAATACTTATTTTTAAAAGAAATTTTTTCGTCTGCTTGTTCTGTAGCTTCATTTTGTTCCACAACTTGCAAACCGCCAAGTAGTACTCCTTCAAAAGCTTGTTCTGGTACCTCAAATGAAATATCCACAATACGACTCTCCCCAGCCTTTAGACTTAACTCGTGGGGAAGAGTTGCTATCGTTTGTAAGTCAACTTGGGCACTATCATCTGGAACATTCAGCTTTTTCTCATAAGATATTTCACCATTCTTTGAAGTCGTTGCATTATTTATTTGCAAACTAAACTTTTTGTCTTTATCAGATCCATTTGTTATTTGAACACTCACTTTTTCACTGCTATTTGGTTCTACCTTCATCTCAAAATGCGACTGATTTTCTGCTATTTGATGCTCGTTAAATAGAGGTTCAACAGTAAAATTCATACCTCCTGCTTGTGCCACTGGTGCTATAAAAATCAATAGTAGTGTACTCATCATACCTATCAACCATCTTTTTAAACTCGTCATCCTAGTTTTCCCATCCTTCCATATTTTAACACTTAAATACTTGGTAACATTGCCTTTGTATTTGAAACAGTTGCCGGCTCAACAGACCATGTCAAAACAGACTGATAATTTGTGCTTGCATTTGCTAACACACCAACTTCTTTTGGAACAGTTAATGTTACGTCGTCATCTTGACTTTCAGTAGCTTTTTCACCAAATGCAATCGCCCAAGTTCCTTCACCATGATTATTTGTACCACTACCATGCGCATCTTCTACAATCACAGTTGGTGTTTTTCCATCTAAAGAAACTTCATTGGACTTATCTATCGTTAAATCATTTTTAAATACACTATGATTTGCAGAAATATTAGATAAATCAATGATTGATCCTTTTAAGCTATGGCCTTTCTCGTCTTTCAACTCACTTGCGACTACCGATAACTTCCAACCATCATGCAAACCACGATTATCTGTTACTTGAACAAAGTTTGGTAGGTAGTTTTGTTCTTGATTTTTGATACTCAAGTTAGACAAATAGGTTTCTTGCTTAGAAGAAATTTTTTGTTTTCCAAAATTAAAATTCGAGGCATAATCAATTCTCAATGGTCCACTTGCTGTATTTTCTTCGCCTGGCTTTTCTCCATTTTCTCCCCCACCCTCAGGTAATTCTTGTTCAGGGTCTGTTGGATCTACTGGCTTTGTTCCTTCTTCATTAATCGGAGCTTCAAACTTAATAGAACTAGTAGAATTCAACTCTGTTGCTTGATCAGCAATTGCCACCGTTGACCCAAACCCTCCTAAGATAACTGTTGATGTCATTAACATTTTAATTGTATTTTTCATTTTTTTCTCTCCTATACATTTTATTTTTTTAAAGGGGTTGTTACATTTAACTTACTTAACTGCAAGGTATTATCTTTCATCATCGTCCATGTTATTTCATTAGAGTATTTATCATTCTTACTTAGATAGTTATTTGCACCTTTTTTAACTATGAAAGAAAAATATAAATCACTATCTGCATCGTTTAATACAATTTCTTTTGAACCTTGACTAGCAATGCTAGTAGACTCTTGATTATTCATTTCCAATGATAGATAGTTCAATGCTTGCTGGCTTCCCGTATAGCCCTTAGGAATAGTAAAGCCACTTTGCGACACACTAACTTTCCAACCTGACTCTGTTACCCGTTCATCTGTGATAGAAAATTTTGTCGTCGTTGGAAAACTATATTTTTTAGAACGACTTACAATTTGAGCATCCATCTCTGGAAATTCATCTACTTCTAGTTTCAACTCGCCATCCGTTACAATTAAAGGAACTTCTCTGTACAAATTTTTATTCGGAACAGCTAATTTAATTGTGTATTCCCCAGGATTTTCAGTTATTTCATCACTATTTTGAATAATAATCTGCTCTGTCAAATCTATTTTTTCAGCTTCAGCATTGATTTCCCAAGCAGTAGCTGCTAGTTGTTTTAATAAAAACTCATTTTTTTCTATCGTTGTTTTTTGAATTAAGTCCTTTGATTTTAATTCAAGTTGCTTTTTTGACTCAAGCTGCTTATTCGCCTCTAAAATTTTCAACGTTGAATGAATCATTTCGCTTTTATTACCTGCCTTATCTGCCACGGTAAGCTCAATTGGATGCTCACCTGCTTTAGATACATCAATTTCATTTAGGTTCGTATTAAATTCATAGTTGAAATCCTCTGGTTGCAAATGCTTATTTGTGTCCATTAAATTTCTTACAAATTTAGAACTTGAAGGAAAGTCTTCATTTATACTCATATAAACTTCTCGACCTTCTGCTGTTGGAGGCATTTTATCAACTACTTGAGTCTTCGTTATCGGAATAACTTCATTGTCTACCGTTAGCTGAGCCACAAGTTCTTCCTCTGCTAGTAAGTGAACTCCTTCTTCTAAAACAAGCTTAAATAGTTGAGTAGCTGGATCAAACTCTGCTTTCGAATTAATTTGGTTTCCATCTGATAGATAGGCATTCGAAAGTTGTAAGTCTACTTGTTCAAAATCACCCGTATTTAGTAATTTACCTGTTATTTCCGTACTAATATCTGCAACCTCATCAAACACAAATTCATATTTAGTTGGGATTGACCAGTAACCAATTTCCTGACTTTTGATTGTATTATTACTTCCCGCTACTTGAATAGAATCTAGCACTCTTGTTTTGGATTCATTCCCTTTTTTTATAACGGCATCATACGATATCTGAATATGTTGATTAGGATCTGATAGTTCAACACCTGTTAAATCAAGGTTCAAATTGCCTTCTTCTGTAAATGGGTTTTCTTTTGGAGTATACTTACTTCCATCTGGTAATAAAATGTTAATAGATTCTGCAATTGGGGTTACCTGCTGATTGCCATTTGATGTCACTTTCAAATTTCGCCATGATTGCTTTCCTTTTATATAGGCAATATCAGTCTGATAAGAAACTGTTTCGCCTTCTGTCACTTCAGTTTCTAAAAGAGATTCATTTTTCTTATTTAAAACTTGTTCAGTCACCTTAGCATCTACTAGGCCGGGTATATTTTCAAAAATTACGGCTTGCTTGGATTCTTTTTTACCTGTGGAACCTGTGAATCCCCAGTAAACAGAATTCGTTCCAAAAACACTCGTGTCTAATCCATCATAAAGTTGACGTTCAATACCATCAAAAATGTACGTAAATTCATGAGTTTCAGCACTATAATTAAAGGAAAAATCATGCCACTTTCCATTAGAAAGAGCTCCTTTTTCTAAATTAATGCTTTCCGAGTATTTATCATGATAAATCTTATTTCTCTTTGGCGACCCTACTCTCTCATAGCTTGAAGAAAGTCCAGGGTAAGAACTGGCAACATGATTGTCCCCTAATCCATCGACATTATCAAACTGATTCTCACCACTATCATTGCGATACGTATCAAATTCAATGGCAAAACTATTTTGAACAGCCCCTCTTTCGGGATTACTATCTGATTTATAACCATATACACCTAATGTTTGTCCACCATCAAAACTAAATGCACTAAGTCCTTTAGGATCACTATGCATAACAAATGCGGCACCGTCAGCTGAATTTGAGCCTACATCATCAAAATATATTTTCATAGATGCATGAAAATCTTGAGATAAGTCTAATTTCATCGCTTCTGTTGACCATAAGCCGCCTTGTTGCCCTCCGTCGTCTGTTATTATAACTACATCTGTTCCATTCCCATTACGGTAAACTTTGGCACTATTATTTTGCATCTCTGTCGGAGTGAAAATATCATCTAATTGTAGTCCAAGAGGTGCCTCGTCTAATGCCGTTCTACTTTCTGAGAAGGCTGAAATTGGCATAATTATAGCTATTAGGCTGGATAAAACTAATTTTTTCAAATTCACGAATTTACTCCTTTCGTTTAAGACACTGATTAGTATAAAATAGTTTTCATGGAATTTCCTGTCAAAATGAGGGAGAGAATTACTTACTTTTGACAATTTAATCGTTACTAAATTCACAAATAAATTACTCGTTGGTTAAAAAATATACTAGAATACTTTTTACTAGTATACTTTTTTTTATGATGGTATAATTAGCCGAATTTTCAAAATTAAGGAGGGATACAATATGAAAGAGCTTCTTTCAACTAAGGAAAAGGTATATCTAGACATTACCTCCGCCTTGTTAGGGGAACCCATTGATATCTATACACTTGCAGATGAATTATTTATGTCCGTTCGCAACTTAAAAAAATACATTGACGATTTAAATGTCTTAATCCATCCCATAAGTATCTATTTTATAGATACAAATTCTGTTAATATCCATTATCCTGATTCACTAAACTATCAACATATCTATAAATCTATCTATGTGAATAATTTGAACTACTCCCTTTTAGAACTACTTTTTTTAGAAGAAAATAATACGCTAGAAACGTTAGAAGAACATTTTTTCTTAAGTGAAAGTACGCTAAGAAGAACAATTTCTTTCATTAATCAAAGACTCGCTCCATTTGATATCATAATAGATACGAAAAATTTTAACATTATCGGAGACGAAAAAAACATTATTCAGTTTTTTGTGTCGTATTTTCAGGAAAAATATACTTTTCAAGATATTAAGTTAGGAAATAGTTTAGTTCAATTCTTGGATTATATCTATTCTGATTTCACTAAATTTTTAAACTTTCCTACAAATTTCCCCACTAAAAATCGTTTTATTTTTTGGGTCGGTGTTGGTTTGAAACGAATAGAAAGAAATCATTCTTTGCCCATAAATAACAATTCAGAATATTTAACACAATTCACACATTTTTTTGATGCTCTTTTAAAAGAACAACATAACCAAAAATTAAAATTAGAGCACAACCTTACAAGTCGGTCTTTTGCTGAAGCTTTAACTTTTTTCATAGAAACTGGTTTTCTTTTTTCTAATGACGGTCTCAACCAATTAATAGAAAAATACCCTGATTTAGGGGACAATTATCAAAAAATCTCTTATATTTTATTAGAACTTGAAGAGATTTTCACTATATCTATGACTGAGTCAGCTAAAACAAATATGCAGTTAAAATTAATGAATGGCTTTACTTTCTATCAAAAACTAATTTTTAAGGGCGGACTCTTAAATGATGTTCCTTTACAATTTAAGCAGCGAACTCTATTTATCATTAATCGACTTCCTGAAATCATTCAACGCACCTTTAAAAAATATTTTCCTCATGAGGATGAATGGATGGCGAACTATTTTATTTATATCATTATTACCCACTGGGATACCTTCATTCCAAATATGTTAAAAAAAGCTCCCATCATCCATGTTGGAATTGTCGTGGAAACAGATCTTGAACATGCGCTTTATTTGAAAAATAAACTTGCCTACTATTACCCCTTCAATCTTGATGCTATGCTCATTCCAGATATAACGACTGAACGGATAGATAACAAAAAATTAGACATTATTTTAACAACATTTCCTTTGCATGAATTATCTACTACCACAAAAATAATTAGTATCAATCATGCTTTAAGTAAGCAAAATGTAAATGACTTATACAGTAGTTTTGGAATCTTTTTTGAAAAAAAACTAGAAGAAAAACTCTTTTCTGGTGAGTTTGGAAATATTTCAATACTTGACGAAGCGCCACGAATACCGATTAAGTAGCTTTGCTATTTTAACTCGTAACACGTTTCCTTTTTCTATTTAAATTTAAGGTTCTTTTAAGTTTCAACAACTAAACTTAAAAACATAGCTTAAATGAATAGAAATGGATGTGTTCGTGTGAAAAAGAAATTAATCATAAGTGGAGCCGTATTTTTAGGGTTATTGACAGCGGGGTGTACGAACTCAAGTGCGACAGTCGCATCAACAACTGCAGGGAAAGTCACTCAAGAAGAACTTTATCAAGAAATGAAAGCTAACTATGGTGAATCTACCTTACAAACTATGCTGATTGAGCAAGTTTTAGCTAAAAAATATGGGGATAGTGCTACCACAAAAAAAGTAAATGCTAAATTTAATGAAGTCGCTGAAATGTATGGCGGTACTGAGGCTTTTGAATCAATCTTGGTTCAATATGGCTATGCTAATGGGGCAGCCTATAAAGCTACAATTAAACAAAATTTATTAATCGAGGCTGCGGTTAAAGATAAAACAAATTTAACCGATGCTGACTATAAAGAATTGTGGGAGAACAGTTTGTACTTCCAAACTATTTTAGTTGCAGATGAGGATACTGCTAAGGAAGTCATTACTAAATTAGATGCTGGTGAAAAATTTAAAGATTTAGCCGCTGAGTATTCTACCGATACAACAACTAGTGAAAATGGCGGTGATGCAGGCTTTTATAATATCTCTACAGGAACAACCTACGATACTACAGTGACGGATGCCGCAGCCAAATTAAATGACGGAGACTTCACAAAAACAGCAATTAGCACTGATGCAGGTTTCTATGTTGTTAATATGGTTGTCAATCCAACTTCAACTTCAAAAACATGGCAAGATTATCAATCTGAACTAACGGAAATGGCTGTAACGGCGAACTTAGCCGATTCAACTTTCACAACAGAGATATTGACTACTTTGCTTAAAGCTGCAAATGTTCAAATCAAAGACAGTGATCTTGAAAATGCTCTTTCTGCTTATTTAACTCCAACTACAACCTCTAGTAGTGCTGTTACGAGTGATTCTTCTACAGATGAAACCACAACTACCTCTACTAAAGATTCTGAATAAGCGACTAAATGCGTTTCGGAACAAAGGAATAATTTTTTAAGTTCTATTTAAGTTTAACTTGTTAAACTAACTATAACACCATCCTTTCAAAGCTTTTATCCACGCATAGTCAGTCTTTCGACTATGAAAATCTTTGAAAAAAAGGCTGAGAAAAAAATTCTCAGCCTTTTCTTTATTTTTGTCATGCTTATCCAGGGTATTTTTCCTGCAAATTTTCATAATTTTGTTTGTGCCATTTTTTATTCATAATATTTTTCATTACTTTAAAGCTTATATCTCCATAGATTGTTGAAATATAAGCTTTATTTGTTAAAAAGCCTTTTTTTAGAGTAACACTCACAAGTGCACTAGCTGGAATCAATTGTGGCACTACATCAACTATTTTATTTGTTGCTTGACCAACATCGATTACATATACCCCGTCCTCAGAGAAGTTTAAAATTTGGTACCTAAAATTAACATTGATATAATTAAATCCATTCAGTAAAGAAGAGGGCATTGCCCAAATGGACTTGCCAAATTCTCCTTTAAACCCATATTTTTCTAAGTGATTCAAAACGTCTTGTTCTTTCATTGCCATTATTATCTAACTCCTTTAAATCTATTTATTAGTCGACTCTTTAAAAATCTCATTCTTGATTATACCCTATATTTTATAACGAACTAAAAAAAGGAACTTTTATCAAAATAGCTCTTTTAAATTGATCTTTAACAAAAAGTTCCTTTTTTAGAGCAATTCAAACCAACTCCTATTTCGATTGTTATCCCTT
This Carnobacterium maltaromaticum DSM 20342 DNA region includes the following protein-coding sequences:
- a CDS encoding chorismate mutase; its protein translation is MLDKQRAEIDQIDRELVALFERRMAIVTEIGEIKKANSLPIFDEAREINVMERAEERLANSDYAPYVGQLFKDLMNVTKEYQKNIVKKREL
- a CDS encoding VOC family protein is translated as MKIEHVAIWVKDLETTRKFYQKYFKASVNDLYHNATKGFTSYFLTFESGARLEIMQRTDIVIGHEADSLGWAHIAFSVGSKEQVVALTERLVADGYACLNGPRLTGDGYFESVVEDPEKNLIEITE
- a CDS encoding DUF916 and DUF3324 domain-containing protein; this translates as MSTLLLIFIAPVAQAGGMNFTVEPLFNEHQIAENQSHFEMKVEPNSSEKVSVQITNGSDKDKKFSLQINNATTSKNGEISYEKKLNVPDDSAQVDLQTIATLPHELSLKAGESRIVDISFEVPEQAFEGVLLGGLQVVEQNEATEQADEKISFKNKYSFIVPIVMYETDAQLKADVKLKKVFPTLTNAYPSLEIQLQNPVATTLPTKDVTVKITPKNKKEVLKEQQLKEVTFAPNSTWNNQLDWEKEEFKAGDYTAHIKIKSEYGDWKWDQDFTIAGTKAKELNKKAVGIKSENPSTFLIVGILLLFLVTVVLIYMLTKEKRKNQLEK
- a CDS encoding WxL domain-containing protein, coding for MKNTIKMLMTSTVILGGFGSTVAIADQATELNSTSSIKFEAPINEEGTKPVDPTDPEQELPEGGGENGEKPGEENTASGPLRIDYASNFNFGKQKISSKQETYLSNLSIKNQEQNYLPNFVQVTDNRGLHDGWKLSVVASELKDEKGHSLKGSIIDLSNISANHSVFKNDLTIDKSNEVSLDGKTPTVIVEDAHGSGTNNHGEGTWAIAFGEKATESQDDDVTLTVPKEVGVLANASTNYQSVLTWSVEPATVSNTKAMLPSI
- a CDS encoding L-type lectin-domain containing protein, which translates into the protein MNLKKLVLSSLIAIIMPISAFSESRTALDEAPLGLQLDDIFTPTEMQNNSAKVYRNGNGTDVVIITDDGGQQGGLWSTEAMKLDLSQDFHASMKIYFDDVGSNSADGAAFVMHSDPKGLSAFSFDGGQTLGVYGYKSDSNPERGAVQNSFAIEFDTYRNDSGENQFDNVDGLGDNHVASSYPGLSSSYERVGSPKRNKIYHDKYSESINLEKGALSNGKWHDFSFNYSAETHEFTYIFDGIERQLYDGLDTSVFGTNSVYWGFTGSTGKKESKQAVIFENIPGLVDAKVTEQVLNKKNESLLETEVTEGETVSYQTDIAYIKGKQSWRNLKVTSNGNQQVTPIAESINILLPDGSKYTPKENPFTEEGNLNLDLTGVELSDPNQHIQISYDAVIKKGNESKTRVLDSIQVAGSNNTIKSQEIGYWSIPTKYEFVFDEVADISTEITGKLLNTGDFEQVDLQLSNAYLSDGNQINSKAEFDPATQLFKLVLEEGVHLLAEEELVAQLTVDNEVIPITKTQVVDKMPPTAEGREVYMSINEDFPSSSKFVRNLMDTNKHLQPEDFNYEFNTNLNEIDVSKAGEHPIELTVADKAGNKSEMIHSTLKILEANKQLESKKQLELKSKDLIQKTTIEKNEFLLKQLAATAWEINAEAEKIDLTEQIIIQNSDEITENPGEYTIKLAVPNKNLYREVPLIVTDGELKLEVDEFPEMDAQIVSRSKKYSFPTTTKFSITDERVTESGWKVSVSQSGFTIPKGYTGSQQALNYLSLEMNNQESTSIASQGSKEIVLNDADSDLYFSFIVKKGANNYLSKNDKYSNEITWTMMKDNTLQLSKLNVTTPLKK
- a CDS encoding helix-turn-helix domain-containing protein; this encodes MKELLSTKEKVYLDITSALLGEPIDIYTLADELFMSVRNLKKYIDDLNVLIHPISIYFIDTNSVNIHYPDSLNYQHIYKSIYVNNLNYSLLELLFLEENNTLETLEEHFFLSESTLRRTISFINQRLAPFDIIIDTKNFNIIGDEKNIIQFFVSYFQEKYTFQDIKLGNSLVQFLDYIYSDFTKFLNFPTNFPTKNRFIFWVGVGLKRIERNHSLPINNNSEYLTQFTHFFDALLKEQHNQKLKLEHNLTSRSFAEALTFFIETGFLFSNDGLNQLIEKYPDLGDNYQKISYILLELEEIFTISMTESAKTNMQLKLMNGFTFYQKLIFKGGLLNDVPLQFKQRTLFIINRLPEIIQRTFKKYFPHEDEWMANYFIYIIITHWDTFIPNMLKKAPIIHVGIVVETDLEHALYLKNKLAYYYPFNLDAMLIPDITTERIDNKKLDIILTTFPLHELSTTTKIISINHALSKQNVNDLYSSFGIFFEKKLEEKLFSGEFGNISILDEAPRIPIK
- a CDS encoding peptidylprolyl isomerase, translating into MKKKLIISGAVFLGLLTAGCTNSSATVASTTAGKVTQEELYQEMKANYGESTLQTMLIEQVLAKKYGDSATTKKVNAKFNEVAEMYGGTEAFESILVQYGYANGAAYKATIKQNLLIEAAVKDKTNLTDADYKELWENSLYFQTILVADEDTAKEVITKLDAGEKFKDLAAEYSTDTTTSENGGDAGFYNISTGTTYDTTVTDAAAKLNDGDFTKTAISTDAGFYVVNMVVNPTSTSKTWQDYQSELTEMAVTANLADSTFTTEILTTLLKAANVQIKDSDLENALSAYLTPTTTSSSAVTSDSSTDETTTTSTKDSE